One part of the Lachnospiraceae bacterium JLR.KK002 genome encodes these proteins:
- the cobJ gene encoding precorrin-3B C(17)-methyltransferase, which yields MSKLYVVGIGPGSYEEMTVRAAETLKRCQVIVGYTVYVELVEAHFPDKEFLTTPMRQEVERCHLAFEKAQEGKDTAMICSGDAGVYGMGGVILELSSQYPQVEVEIVPGVTAAMSGAAVLGAPLMHDFAVISLSDLMTPWEQIEARLEAAAQADFSICLYNPSSKKRADYLKRACQILLKHKRGDTVCGTVSNIGREGECSSICTLKELQDVETDMFTTVFVGNSQTKLVNGTMVTPRGYQLGRK from the coding sequence TTGAGTAAATTATATGTGGTGGGCATTGGCCCCGGAAGTTATGAAGAAATGACGGTGCGGGCAGCGGAGACATTGAAGCGCTGTCAGGTGATTGTAGGTTATACGGTATATGTGGAACTGGTAGAAGCACATTTTCCGGATAAGGAATTTCTGACCACCCCCATGCGTCAGGAAGTGGAGCGGTGCCATCTTGCCTTTGAAAAAGCCCAGGAGGGCAAGGATACTGCAATGATTTGCAGCGGTGACGCAGGCGTTTATGGAATGGGCGGCGTGATTCTGGAGCTGAGCAGCCAGTATCCCCAGGTGGAAGTGGAGATTGTTCCGGGAGTGACGGCGGCAATGAGCGGGGCGGCTGTACTGGGCGCGCCTCTGATGCACGATTTTGCAGTGATCAGTCTCAGTGATCTGATGACGCCCTGGGAACAGATTGAAGCAAGGCTGGAGGCGGCGGCTCAGGCGGATTTTTCCATTTGCCTGTATAATCCTTCCAGCAAAAAGCGGGCGGATTATCTGAAGCGTGCCTGCCAGATTCTTTTGAAGCACAAAAGAGGCGATACGGTGTGCGGAACCGTTTCCAATATTGGACGGGAAGGAGAATGCAGCAGTATCTGCACCTTAAAAGAACTGCAGGATGTGGAGACGGATATGTTTACCACGGTATTTGTGGGCAATTCGCAGACGAAACTGGTCAATGGAACCATGGTGACGCCCAGAGGTTATCAGCTTGGCAGGAAATGA
- a CDS encoding radical SAM protein yields the protein MNDFNPNRYAVINEKNPREIVMLRGQGCSWRKCRFCDYHLDFSPDSGANFALNREQLEKVTGIHGKLEVINSGSFVDLDEDTVALIETVCRRCNIRQVHFECHWRHREAIAPFRRRFGASGVELKIKTGVETFDSLFRESYLAKGIDASSPEEIATYFDEVCLLQGIPGQTAESMDGDIQTGLTCFERVCVNIMQENKKPVKPDPRVIETFTREIYPKYKGNDRVDILMENTAFGVGGVVEHAE from the coding sequence ATGAATGATTTTAATCCCAACCGCTATGCGGTAATCAACGAAAAAAATCCCCGCGAAATTGTCATGCTGCGGGGCCAGGGCTGTTCCTGGAGAAAATGCCGCTTCTGCGACTATCATCTGGATTTCTCCCCGGATTCCGGCGCAAATTTTGCCCTGAACCGGGAACAGCTGGAGAAGGTAACGGGAATCCACGGAAAGCTGGAAGTCATCAATTCCGGCAGTTTCGTGGATTTGGATGAAGACACCGTTGCCCTGATTGAAACCGTCTGCCGGCGCTGTAATATCCGGCAGGTACATTTTGAATGCCACTGGAGGCACCGGGAAGCCATCGCCCCTTTCCGCCGGCGTTTTGGAGCATCAGGCGTGGAGCTGAAAATAAAAACCGGCGTGGAAACCTTCGACTCCCTGTTCCGGGAAAGCTATCTGGCAAAGGGCATTGACGCGTCCTCTCCGGAAGAAATTGCAACATACTTTGACGAAGTCTGCCTTCTGCAGGGCATTCCGGGCCAGACTGCGGAAAGCATGGATGGGGATATTCAGACAGGACTTACCTGTTTTGAACGGGTATGCGTCAATATCATGCAGGAAAACAAAAAGCCCGTGAAGCCGGATCCTCGTGTAATTGAAACTTTCACCAGAGAGATTTATCCGAAATATAAGGGCAATGACCGGGTAGATATTTTGATGGAAAATACTGCTTTCGGCGTAGGAGGTGTGGTAGAACATGCAGAATGA
- a CDS encoding TetR/AcrR family transcriptional regulator: MARNKNPEETVQLILDVSTRLFMEKGYEYTSVQDIIDHLGGLSKGAIYHHFKSKEDILIAVIERMTSESNRLLAEIRDRSDLNGREKMKTIFRASICRPVQDEIFTVAPNFRNNPKLLLSLLEDTVNEVAPHYIQPIIRQGMEDGSIRTDYPEELAELIILVANVWMNPMIFDKTPDESYRRFMIFRQMMEGFGLDVVDDELLDRLLELAAIYDKKKQEPGDETH, encoded by the coding sequence ATGGCTCGAAATAAGAATCCGGAAGAAACCGTACAGCTTATTCTGGACGTGTCCACCAGGCTGTTTATGGAAAAAGGTTATGAATATACTTCTGTGCAGGATATTATAGATCATCTGGGAGGACTCAGCAAAGGCGCCATTTATCATCATTTTAAATCAAAAGAAGATATTCTGATTGCAGTGATAGAAAGGATGACGTCAGAGTCCAATCGTCTTCTGGCAGAAATCAGGGATCGTTCTGACCTGAACGGCAGGGAAAAGATGAAAACTATTTTCAGAGCGTCCATCTGCCGGCCGGTACAGGATGAAATCTTTACGGTGGCTCCGAATTTCCGCAACAATCCGAAATTACTGCTCAGCCTTCTGGAAGATACGGTAAATGAGGTGGCGCCACACTATATTCAGCCCATTATCCGGCAGGGAATGGAAGACGGCTCCATACGGACCGATTATCCCGAAGAACTGGCGGAACTGATTATCCTTGTGGCAAATGTCTGGATGAATCCCATGATATTTGACAAAACGCCGGATGAATCTTATCGCAGGTTCATGATATTCCGGCAGATGATGGAAGGCTTCGGCCTGGATGTTGTGGATGATGAACTTCTGGACAGGCTGCTGGAATTAGCAGCTATTTATGATAAAAAGAAACAGGAACCGGGAGATGAAACACACTGA
- the cobK gene encoding precorrin-6A reductase, whose translation MAGNEGQKVLENRKNMREILIFSGTGEGRNLAELLAGQNRKVTVCVATEYGEEQMDDSLSDFLTVHTGRMDEEEMELFLTEKDWQAVVDATHPFATEVSENIAAACSRQGRKPLRLLRQDSHREPDREYCRRNKILFVDTHREAIAYLNQTIGNIFLTTGGNSLGEYVQGIADISRIYVRLLPGSQQVEQCRNLGLKGKQIICMQGPFSEKLNIAMMEELNISVQVTKETGETGGYPQKLAAARQVGAETVVIRRPKEQGYSMGEVLQKLGLEYVEESAEEPVPGHAGEPVQKSVPEYTREPVQKPVPGHAGKNLQQPYMEQSPDSSDIISRRVTIAGMGMGSISNMTGEVYSACEHADVIIGAARMLETVKGFGKPMENRYKSSEIADFILEHPEYGQVVVLLSGDVGFYSGAKGLFQAFGEAGITEEHRYEVKSLCGISSAPYMASRLGIPWEDMVFMSLHGRQQNVIGTLNIHEKVFVLMDGAGSVRKLSQELLQYGLGMAEMHVGWQLSYPEEEIISGKPEQFLDFDREGLLAVLLVHEKAKETPVSHGIPDETFVRGKVPMTKEEVRSVSMAKLALQRDSLVCDIGAGTGSIAVECAGIALQGRVWAIEKNPEALDLIERNKQCHRAWNVETIAGEAPEALEGLPAPTHAFIGGSSGKLRDILEALWRKSPKVRIVLNIISLETLKEVLEVMEEHGFAHQEIVQVTVARARELGRHHLMMGQNPVYVITLQK comes from the coding sequence TTGGCAGGAAATGAGGGACAGAAGGTTTTGGAGAACAGGAAAAACATGCGGGAAATACTGATTTTTTCGGGAACCGGTGAGGGAAGGAATCTGGCGGAACTGCTGGCGGGCCAGAACCGGAAAGTAACCGTCTGCGTGGCTACGGAATACGGAGAGGAACAGATGGATGACAGCCTTTCCGATTTCCTCACCGTGCATACGGGACGTATGGACGAAGAGGAGATGGAACTGTTTCTGACAGAAAAAGACTGGCAGGCGGTGGTGGACGCCACCCATCCCTTTGCAACGGAAGTTTCGGAAAATATTGCGGCGGCCTGCAGCCGTCAGGGAAGAAAGCCTCTGCGGCTGCTGCGGCAGGACAGTCACAGGGAACCGGACAGGGAATACTGCCGGAGAAATAAAATCCTTTTTGTGGATACCCACCGGGAAGCCATCGCTTATCTGAACCAGACTATCGGAAATATTTTTCTCACCACCGGAGGCAATTCTCTGGGGGAATACGTGCAGGGAATTGCAGATATCAGCCGGATTTATGTGCGGCTTCTGCCCGGCAGCCAGCAGGTGGAGCAGTGCAGAAATCTTGGCCTCAAAGGGAAGCAGATTATCTGTATGCAGGGGCCCTTCAGTGAAAAATTAAATATTGCCATGATGGAAGAACTGAATATTTCCGTTCAGGTGACAAAGGAAACAGGGGAGACCGGCGGATATCCTCAGAAACTGGCGGCGGCCCGGCAGGTGGGAGCGGAGACTGTGGTGATACGCCGCCCAAAAGAACAGGGGTATTCCATGGGAGAAGTTTTGCAGAAACTTGGCCTGGAGTATGTGGAAGAATCTGCAGAGGAGCCAGTTCCGGGACATGCCGGAGAACCTGTGCAAAAATCAGTTCCGGAGTATACCAGAGAACCTGTGCAAAAGCCAGTTCCGGGACATGCAGGAAAAAATTTACAGCAGCCGTATATGGAGCAGAGCCCGGATTCATCCGATATAATCAGCAGAAGGGTTACTATTGCCGGTATGGGCATGGGAAGTATCTCCAATATGACCGGCGAGGTGTACAGCGCCTGTGAACATGCGGATGTGATTATCGGCGCGGCCCGGATGCTGGAAACAGTGAAAGGGTTTGGCAAACCCATGGAAAACAGGTATAAGAGTTCGGAAATTGCAGATTTTATTCTGGAGCATCCGGAGTACGGGCAGGTTGTGGTACTGCTGTCCGGGGATGTGGGATTCTACAGCGGCGCGAAGGGTCTGTTTCAGGCTTTCGGAGAAGCGGGAATTACCGAAGAACACCGGTACGAAGTGAAATCCCTTTGCGGAATTTCTTCCGCCCCCTATATGGCCTCGCGCCTTGGGATTCCCTGGGAAGATATGGTTTTCATGAGCCTTCACGGGAGACAGCAGAATGTGATTGGAACCCTGAATATCCATGAAAAAGTATTTGTTCTTATGGACGGGGCAGGGAGCGTGCGAAAGCTGAGTCAGGAACTTTTGCAGTATGGACTGGGCATGGCGGAAATGCATGTGGGCTGGCAGCTGAGTTATCCGGAGGAAGAAATCATTTCCGGGAAGCCGGAGCAGTTTCTGGACTTTGACCGGGAAGGGCTGCTGGCTGTGCTGCTTGTCCATGAAAAGGCGAAAGAAACTCCTGTTTCCCATGGGATTCCGGATGAAACCTTTGTGCGGGGCAAAGTCCCCATGACAAAAGAGGAAGTGCGCAGTGTTTCCATGGCAAAACTGGCATTGCAGCGGGATTCCCTTGTCTGTGATATCGGGGCCGGAACCGGAAGCATTGCGGTGGAATGTGCAGGAATCGCCCTGCAGGGCAGGGTCTGGGCCATAGAGAAAAATCCGGAAGCCCTGGATTTGATTGAAAGGAACAAACAGTGTCACCGGGCATGGAATGTGGAAACCATCGCAGGAGAGGCGCCGGAAGCCCTGGAGGGGCTGCCTGCTCCCACCCATGCATTTATCGGAGGAAGCAGCGGAAAGCTGCGGGATATTCTGGAAGCGCTGTGGAGGAAATCTCCCAAAGTGCGGATTGTCCTGAATATAATTTCACTGGAAACCTTAAAAGAAGTGCTGGAAGTGATGGAGGAGCACGGATTTGCTCATCAGGAAATCGTACAGGTGACGGTGGCCAGGGCCAGAGAGCTGGGCCGCCACCATCTGATGATGGGGCAGAACCCTGTGTATGTGATCACTCTGCAGAAATGA
- a CDS encoding cobalt-precorrin 5A hydrolase gives MKQYMDLRQASVIYFTETGKALAENIGEKLQTARPGLSLRMGRTPGQSLQEWCRVAFGDSQLLVFVGAAGIAVRAIAPFVRDKFADPAVLVLDEQGNYVIPILSGHVGGGNQWAAFLAEELPAVPVITTATDLYGKFAVDVFAARQGLVLADRRLAKEISGAVLRGEKVGYYCEPHGIAPSGMPSAGIPANLPEELTWMSWDIRESCGYRIYTGIHDFRKQEHTLCLFPRAVVLGIGCRKGKAAEEIEGFVKRVLKEENIAPESVCCLASADRKKEEEGILAFAEKYRIPFYTFSAEELSQVPGTFTSSEFVEQTMGIDNICERAAVKAAMERSRREYVPALLRKKTAEHGMTLALAEQEWSVGFE, from the coding sequence ATGAAACAGTATATGGATTTGAGACAGGCCTCTGTGATTTATTTTACAGAAACCGGAAAAGCCCTTGCAGAAAACATAGGGGAAAAGCTGCAGACTGCCAGACCGGGACTCTCCCTTCGGATGGGCCGGACGCCGGGACAGTCTCTGCAGGAGTGGTGCCGGGTGGCTTTTGGGGATTCGCAGCTTCTGGTGTTTGTGGGGGCTGCAGGCATTGCAGTACGGGCTATTGCGCCCTTTGTCCGGGATAAATTTGCGGACCCGGCGGTACTGGTGCTGGATGAACAGGGAAATTATGTGATTCCCATTCTGTCCGGCCATGTGGGCGGCGGCAACCAGTGGGCCGCCTTTCTGGCAGAAGAACTTCCGGCAGTCCCGGTGATTACCACCGCCACGGATTTGTACGGAAAGTTTGCTGTGGATGTATTTGCGGCCAGACAGGGGCTTGTACTTGCTGACCGCAGGCTGGCAAAGGAGATTTCCGGTGCGGTGCTGCGGGGAGAAAAAGTTGGATATTATTGTGAACCCCATGGCATTGCACCATCCGGAATGCCCTCTGCCGGGATTCCGGCAAATCTTCCGGAGGAACTTACGTGGATGTCCTGGGATATTCGGGAGAGCTGCGGATACCGGATTTACACCGGGATTCATGATTTCAGGAAACAGGAACATACCCTGTGCCTGTTTCCCAGGGCGGTAGTTCTGGGCATTGGCTGCAGAAAAGGAAAAGCAGCAGAAGAAATCGAAGGATTTGTGAAACGGGTGCTGAAAGAGGAGAACATTGCTCCGGAGAGCGTCTGCTGCCTGGCGTCGGCAGACCGGAAGAAAGAAGAAGAGGGAATTCTGGCATTTGCTGAAAAATACCGGATTCCTTTTTATACTTTTTCTGCGGAGGAGCTGTCTCAGGTGCCAGGAACTTTCACGTCCTCGGAATTTGTGGAACAGACCATGGGAATTGACAATATATGCGAACGGGCGGCGGTAAAAGCCGCCATGGAAAGAAGCAGAAGAGAATATGTGCCGGCCCTGCTCCGGAAAAAAACTGCGGAACATGGCATGACGCTGGCACTGGCAGAACAGGAATGGAGTGTTGGATTTGAGTAA
- the cbiD gene encoding cobalt-precorrin-5B (C(1))-methyltransferase CbiD has protein sequence MEQNARQSGHVQETGLENYCKISEGKRLQFGYTTGSCAAGAARAAAFMLLTGERADYVDLLTPKGIRLHLEVLDIRQGTEAVSCAIEKDAGDDPDVTHRVRVYARVSRNRESEIVITGGKGIGIVTKPGLEQPPGSYAINSVPRQMTEQALKQLCRECGYEGGLRVEFSVPGGQALAEHTFNPRLGIEGGISILGTTGIVEPMSESALISSIRLEINQQVELGRKSLVVTPGNYGQEFLKQTELLSLEEAVKCSNFIGETIDMAAELGVEHLLFVSHIGKFIKVAGGIFQTHSRNADARLEILTANGVLAGVPGPLLLQVMQAVTTEEGVRLLEEGNCLEAVMKSVMERIQYHLNRRSQGRTMVGAIVFSSEYGRRNHSHGELGRTENAELILEKIYGT, from the coding sequence ATGGAACAGAATGCAAGGCAGTCCGGCCATGTGCAGGAAACCGGACTGGAGAATTACTGCAAAATTTCAGAAGGAAAAAGGCTGCAGTTTGGATATACCACCGGAAGCTGTGCCGCCGGAGCGGCCAGAGCTGCAGCTTTTATGCTGCTTACGGGAGAGCGGGCGGATTATGTGGATTTGCTGACGCCCAAAGGCATCCGCCTGCACCTGGAAGTACTGGATATCCGGCAGGGAACGGAAGCGGTGTCCTGCGCCATTGAAAAAGATGCGGGGGATGACCCGGACGTGACTCATAGGGTGCGTGTGTATGCCAGAGTTTCCCGGAACAGGGAGTCGGAAATTGTCATTACCGGAGGGAAAGGCATTGGAATCGTTACAAAACCGGGGCTTGAGCAGCCGCCGGGCTCTTATGCCATCAATTCTGTGCCGAGACAGATGACAGAACAGGCGCTGAAACAGCTATGCCGGGAGTGCGGGTATGAAGGCGGCCTTAGGGTGGAATTTTCCGTGCCGGGAGGACAGGCTCTGGCAGAGCATACCTTTAATCCCAGACTGGGCATTGAAGGAGGAATTTCTATTCTGGGCACTACGGGAATTGTGGAGCCCATGAGCGAATCGGCGCTGATTTCCAGTATCCGGCTGGAAATTAATCAGCAGGTGGAGCTGGGGAGAAAGAGCCTGGTGGTAACGCCGGGAAATTACGGACAGGAATTCTTAAAACAGACGGAATTACTGTCTCTGGAAGAAGCGGTAAAATGCAGCAATTTTATCGGAGAAACCATCGACATGGCGGCGGAACTGGGAGTGGAACATCTTTTGTTTGTATCCCATATCGGGAAATTCATCAAGGTGGCCGGAGGAATCTTTCAGACCCATTCCCGGAATGCGGACGCCAGGCTGGAGATTCTGACTGCCAACGGGGTGCTGGCCGGGGTGCCGGGGCCTCTGCTGTTGCAGGTAATGCAGGCAGTCACCACAGAAGAAGGGGTGCGCCTTCTGGAAGAAGGAAACTGTCTGGAAGCTGTTATGAAATCTGTGATGGAGCGAATTCAGTACCATCTGAACCGGAGGAGCCAGGGCAGAACCATGGTGGGGGCCATTGTCTTTTCCAGCGAATATGGCAGGAGAAATCATTCCCATGGAGAGCTGGGCCGCACAGAGAATGCAGAGCTGATTCTGGAAAAAATATACGGAACATAA
- the cobI gene encoding precorrin-2 C(20)-methyltransferase produces the protein MRGKLYGVGVGPGDPELLTLKAVRMIRTCGALAVPGLRKEETVAYKIVCQAVPEAAEKMCLELEMPMTKDKGKLEQSHEAAFAKIRKELDEGRDIAFLTLGDPCIYSTYIYMHQRAAAAGYETEIINGIPSFCAVSAKLNQGLVENSQMLHIIPSTYGIEEGIHLSGTKVLMKPGRKLGQIREELSGLSSCQVSMVENCGMEEEHIYRKAEDIPEQAGYYSLLIVKEQDI, from the coding sequence ATGAGAGGAAAATTATACGGTGTGGGCGTGGGTCCGGGGGATCCGGAGCTTCTGACACTGAAAGCAGTCCGCATGATCCGGACATGCGGTGCCCTTGCGGTACCGGGACTCAGGAAAGAGGAGACAGTGGCCTATAAAATTGTCTGCCAGGCGGTGCCGGAGGCTGCAGAGAAGATGTGTCTGGAACTGGAAATGCCTATGACAAAAGACAAAGGGAAGCTGGAGCAGAGCCATGAGGCAGCTTTTGCAAAAATCCGAAAGGAGCTGGATGAGGGCAGAGATATTGCTTTTCTGACCCTTGGAGACCCCTGCATTTATTCTACTTACATTTACATGCACCAGCGGGCGGCAGCGGCGGGGTATGAGACGGAAATTATCAATGGGATTCCGTCTTTCTGCGCAGTTTCTGCAAAACTGAATCAGGGGCTGGTGGAAAATTCCCAGATGCTGCACATCATCCCTTCCACCTATGGAATTGAGGAAGGAATTCATCTTTCCGGTACGAAGGTGCTGATGAAACCAGGCAGAAAGCTGGGACAGATTCGGGAAGAACTTTCCGGACTTTCTTCCTGTCAGGTGTCCATGGTGGAGAACTGCGGCATGGAGGAAGAACACATTTACCGGAAGGCAGAGGATATTCCGGAGCAGGCGGGGTATTATTCTCTTTTGATTGTAAAGGAGCAGGACATATGA
- a CDS encoding queuosine precursor transporter: MQNEILLLVSLILTFSAVLILFRLFQEQGLYLWTVIATIAANVEVLIVVNAFGMEMTLGNILFASTFLVTDILSELYSKKSAQQAVYLGIATSVIFILISQSWMLYVPNENDFASPAIRTVFSNTPRLMIVGIVVYVIVQLFDVWAYHKWWAYTKQKFGDSRKFLWLRNNGSTMVSQLLNTLLFTWGAFLGTHNTATLISIAMSSYIIFLVTSIADTPFVYLARYLHRKKESV; this comes from the coding sequence ATGCAGAATGAAATTCTTTTACTGGTATCCCTGATTCTGACTTTTTCCGCGGTGCTGATTCTGTTTCGGCTGTTTCAGGAACAGGGACTGTATCTGTGGACAGTAATTGCCACCATCGCCGCAAACGTGGAGGTGCTGATTGTGGTAAATGCTTTCGGCATGGAAATGACGCTGGGCAACATCCTGTTTGCCTCCACTTTTCTGGTAACGGATATTTTAAGCGAGCTTTACAGCAAAAAATCTGCACAGCAGGCTGTTTACCTGGGCATTGCCACCTCGGTTATCTTTATTTTAATCAGCCAGTCCTGGATGCTGTATGTGCCCAATGAAAATGATTTCGCCTCTCCGGCCATCCGCACTGTTTTTTCCAACACGCCGAGGCTGATGATTGTGGGTATTGTGGTGTATGTTATTGTCCAGCTTTTCGACGTGTGGGCTTACCATAAATGGTGGGCCTATACCAAACAGAAATTCGGCGACTCCAGGAAATTCCTGTGGCTTAGAAACAACGGTTCCACCATGGTATCCCAGCTTCTGAATACCCTGTTATTTACCTGGGGAGCATTTCTCGGAACCCATAACACCGCCACTCTGATTTCCATTGCCATGTCCAGCTATATTATCTTCCTGGTGACAAGTATTGCAGATACCCCCTTTGTGTATCTGGCCAGGTATTTACACCGGAAAAAAGAAAGCGTGTAG
- the cobM gene encoding precorrin-4 C(11)-methyltransferase: MIYFVGAGSGAPDLITVRGQRFLQQADVIIYAGSLVNPALLEEKKPDCEVFNSAEMTLEEVMKVMKEAEQAGKMTVRLHTGDPCVYGAVREQMDLLEQEGIPYESCPGVSSFCGAAAALNLEYTLPDVSQSVIITRMAGRTPVPEKEEIESFAAHQATMVIFLSAGMLEELSERLTKGGYREDTPAALVYKATWPEEEARVCTVGTLAETGKKHGISKTALVIVGDVVTHSSYQRSRLYHPEFETEFRKADRK; this comes from the coding sequence ATGATTTATTTTGTAGGAGCCGGAAGCGGAGCGCCGGATTTGATTACGGTCCGGGGACAGCGTTTTCTGCAGCAGGCAGATGTGATTATTTATGCGGGTTCTCTGGTAAACCCGGCGTTGCTGGAAGAAAAAAAGCCGGACTGTGAAGTTTTTAACAGTGCGGAAATGACACTGGAAGAAGTGATGAAGGTGATGAAAGAGGCGGAGCAGGCCGGGAAAATGACCGTGCGCCTTCACACGGGAGATCCCTGCGTGTACGGGGCCGTGCGGGAACAGATGGATTTGCTGGAGCAGGAGGGAATTCCCTATGAGAGCTGTCCGGGGGTAAGTTCTTTCTGCGGTGCGGCCGCTGCCCTGAATCTGGAATATACCCTGCCGGATGTGTCCCAGAGCGTGATTATTACCAGAATGGCGGGACGGACTCCCGTACCGGAAAAAGAAGAAATCGAAAGTTTTGCAGCTCATCAGGCTACTATGGTTATTTTCCTGAGCGCCGGAATGCTGGAGGAACTGTCAGAACGTCTGACAAAAGGAGGATACCGGGAAGATACCCCGGCAGCCCTTGTATACAAGGCTACCTGGCCGGAGGAGGAAGCCCGTGTCTGTACTGTGGGAACTCTGGCGGAGACCGGGAAGAAGCATGGGATTTCCAAAACAGCCCTGGTGATTGTGGGAGATGTGGTAACCCACAGCAGTTATCAGAGAAGCAGGCTGTATCACCCGGAGTTTGAGACGGAATTCCGGAAGGCAGACAGGAAGTAA